ccaccTCATCGAGCCGAGCGGGCtccgccgcagccccggggccgcccccgctcCCAGGGCCCGGTTACAAAACCGGGCGGTGCGAAAGCGGCGGCTGCGCCCTAAGCGAGGATCGCGCACCCGGCACCGGTGCCCGTACGGTACCACTGAGGCGGCGGTACCGGTGCGGTGTCGCTGCCTGTGCCGAAGCGGTGCCGGTACGGTGCCGCGGCCTGGCAGGTACCGGTGCCGAAGCGGTGCCGGTGCGGTGCCGCGGCCTGGCAGGTACCGGTGCCGAAGCGGTGCCGGTGCGGTGCCGCGGCCTGGCAGGTACCGGTGCCGAAGCGCTGCCGGTGCGGTGCCGCGGCCTGGCAGGCGCCGGTGGCGGTGCCCGCGCGGTACCGTTGCGGTGCCGCCGCTGTTCCGATGCCgcagcggccccggcccggccaaCGGGCAGCGCCGGCCGGTGGCGCAACCGCAGCCGCCGCGTGacggccccgcgccccgggcgggcggcgggacGGGGGGGGGCTCGGCCCTGCGGCACCGCGGGGGCGGCACCGACACCGGGCGGGGGGCGCATTTAGGGGGGCAGAGAGAGCCTGGGCGGTTTCCCCGGGGGTACGGAGGGCACGGCGTGTGTGCGGCATGGGAGACACCCTGAACGGGGTCAGGGGGCATGCGGTGCACCCCACACGGGGGGTACGGAGGGCACCCCGAACGGGGGGGCATGGGGTGCGGGCACTATGGGGGCACGAGGtttggggggctcaggggggtcCGCAGCACGTGTTGGGGGGGCGCAGGGCGCTCGCAGCACGGGGTGCgggggggtgcagggggtgTCTGCATCACGGACTGCGGGGATGCGGGGGGGCACGGTGTGCAGGAGGACTCGCATCACGGGGTGCGGGGGTGCCCGCAGCACGGCGTGCGGGGGGCGCAGGGATGCCCACAGCCCGGCGGGCGGCGTTGCGGGGCTGCAGGTGCTCCCGCATCACGGGTTGCGGGGgtgccgccgcccgcccccccACCGGTTCTCTCGGAGCCCCGTAAGCCGCTTTGCCCTGACGCTCGGTAAAGCCCCACCGCGGCCTATTTACGGCAGCAGCGAGCCTAATCCCCGAGCGCTGCCGCGGGGGGGAACTGCCGGGGGCCTCCCGCTGTGCCCGTGGCCGCGGGGTCCCGctcggccccgctgcccccgccccgctACCCCCCCATCAGCCCCTCCTCGCACCGAACCCGGGCGCTGCGGAATGCGGCAGCCGGAAGCGGCGGAGGGAACCTCGCTCGGGGGAAGCCCCGGGTCCCCAGCGCCTCCCGCTCGCCGCCCGACCCGAGCCCCCGCCggagccccccgagccccccgagccccccgagcccccgcTCACCGGCCGGGCCGAGCTCCGCGGGTCCGCTCGCTGcgcgccgggggcggggcctggagggggcggggcctcggCTGTGCCCGGCCCGCTGAGCCGGAGGGGCGGGGCCTCCCTTGGGGGCGGGGCGTGTGGTGATGAGAGCGCCCCCTGGTGGCGGCAGCGCTTACCGGGcgcgggcagccccggccccgcccccgccgtgTCACGCGTGAGGCCGGTCACGTGTCCCCGGTAACGCGAGAGGGACGGTCACGTGACCCCGTCACCCGTGGGGCCGGTCCCGTGTCCCTGTGGcattcccgtgtccccccgtcACCCGTGGGGCTGGTCCCGTGTcattcccgtgtccccccgtcACCCGTGGGGCCGGTCCCGTGTCCCTGTGGCATTCCCGTGTCCCCCTGTCACCCGTGGGGCCggtcccgtgtccctgtgtcatTCTCCTGTCCCCCTGTCACCCGTGGGGCTTTTTCCGTGGCCCTCCTCACATGTGGGGTCAGCTCCTGTCACGTCTGGGGTCAGTTCCGTGTCCCCTGGTCACTCGTGGTGCCGCTCACGCACGAGGGATAGTTGCTTGTCCCCCTGTCACCCGTGGGGCCGGTCCCGTGTCATTCCCGTGTCCCCCGTCACCCGTGGGGCCGgtcccatgtccctgtgtccctctcGTGTCCCCCCGTCACCCGTGGAGCTTtttcccgtgtccctgtgtcattcccgtgtccccccgtcACCCGTGGGGCTtttccccgtgtccctgtgtcatTCCCGTGTCCCCCTGTCACCCGTGGGGCTTTTTCCATGTCCCCTCGTCACGTCCGGGGTCATTTCCGTGTCCCCCGGTCACTCGTGGGGCCGATCATTCCCGTGTCCCCCTGTCACCCGTGGGGCTTTTTCCGTGGCCCTCGTCACATCTGGGGTCAGTTCCTGTCACGTCCGGGGTCAGTTCCGTGTCCCCTGGTCACTCGTGGTGCCGCTCACGCACGAGGGACAGTCGCTTGTCCCCCTCTCACTCGTGGGGCTGGTCTCGTGTCATTCCCGTGTCCCCCTGTCACCCGTGGGGCTTTTTCCGTGGCCCTCGTCACATGTGGGGTTAGCTCCTGTCACGTCCGGGGTCAGTTCCGTGTCCCCTGGTCACTCGTGGTGCCGCTCACGCACGAGGGACAGTCGCTTGTCCCCCTGTCACCCGTGGGGCCggtcccgtgtccctgtgtccctttCGTGTCCCCCCGTCACCCGTGGGGCCggtcccgtgtccctgtgtccctctcGTGTCCCCCCGTCACACGTGGGGCTtttccccgtgtccctgtgtcattcccgtgtccccccgtcACCCGTGGGGCTTTTTCCATGTCCCCTCGTCACGTCCGGGGTCAGTTCCGTGTCCCCCGGTCACTCGTGGGGCCGCTCACGCACGAGGGACAGTCGCTTGTCCCCCTGTCACCGGTGGGGCCGGTCCGGTGTCCCGCGTGAGGCCGGTCCCCGTGGTCACTCTCGGAGGGATGGCCGCGGGTCCCCACGTCCCGCGTGGGGCCGCTCCCGTGTCCCCACCCCGGCCCCGCCCTCCGCCCTTCCCCTTCCCGTTTTCGCCCCGTTTCGGTTTCGTTTCGCGGCCGGGGCGGAGCCGCGCAGCGCCCGGTGCGTGGGGGGGCCCTGCCCCGCGGGGGGGCCTGCGGGGTCCCCACGGAGCTGCAGAGGTCCGGGCCGGTCGGGGGGGTCCCGccccggggctgcaggggggTCCCGCCCCGGGGACGCAGGGCGGGGGGCCCTTGGTAAGGGAGATGTGAGGGGGGGACACGGAcgtggggtttggggaggggagTTGGGGTCACGCGTGGTTGCACGGGGGGGTCCTCGGTCcgcggggggggagggggtgtaAAGGAGCCGAGGGAGATCCCACCCCCCAAATGTGTGGGTGCCCCAGGATGGCAGGAGGGGTGCTGGAGGTGCAGGGGGTCCCCCCCGACGCCCCGGAGGAGCTGCTGGTCCTGTACTTCGAGAGCCGGCGGCGTTCGGGGGGGggccctgtgcagagctgccagcGCCTTggccccctcctcttcctcaccttcGAGGACCCCCAGGGTAAGCGCGGGCCGGGGGTCCCAGTTCCAATGGGAGCCCTGGGATGCGGTGTGGGGGGGTCACAGTCCCAACTAGGAGCACCGCGATGGGGTGTGCGACCATCCCGGTCCcagctgggggcactgggatgggatttgggggtctcAGCCCCACTGGGATTACTGGGATCAGGTATGTGACGGTCCCAGTCccactgggagcactgagggggctgtggggggtCCCAGTCCCaactgggagcactgaggggggctgtggggggtcCCAGtcccactgggagcactgggggggttttggggggtcccagtcccaactgggagcactgaggggggctgtggggggtcccagtcccagtcccaactgggagcactgagggGGTCTGTGGGGGATCCCAGTCccactgggagcactgagggCATCTGTGGGGGGTCCCAGTCccactgggagcactgagggGGGCTGTAGGGGGTCCCAGTCCAAAGTGGGAGCACTGAGAGGGCTGTGGGGGGTCCCAGTCCGAAGTGGGagcactgagggggctgtggggggtcccagtcccagtcccactgggagcactgggcgggttttggggggtcccagtccgaactgggagcactgggggggttttggggggtcccagtcccagtcccagtgggagcactgggcgggttttggggggtcccagtccgaactgggagcactgggggggttttggggggtcccagtcccactgggagcactgaggggggctgtgggtggcCCAAtcccactgggagcactggtgagCAGTGCTGGGTCCCCGGGGGTCACAGGGGGGAAGGGGGTGCTGGGtcacccccagtgaccccagttTTCCGCTTACAGATGCACAGAATGTGTTGGCCCACGGCAGCCACAGGTTGGGGGGGGCCGAGCTGGAGGTGCGCCCGGCCCCCCCCTGGGACCCcacccacctgctgctgcatggCCTCGATCCCCGGACCACCCCCGAGCACCTGGACTTACCCCTGGAGACCCTACTGGGGGTCCCCCCCGGCACTGTCACCCAGTGCCAGGGCCCTGCGCCCGGCTGGGGCCTGCTGCGCCTGCGGGACCCCCTCGCCCCCCCAGGTGGGACTGGGGGCCAcggaggggacagcagggtgtAGAGGGGCGGTGGGATGGGGATgccggggggtggggggtgatGGGGTGGGAGTGCAGGGGCTGGGGTGACAGGGTTGGGTGACAGGGACAATGGTGCTGGGGGTGGGAGTATTGGGGGGCTGGGGGATCTGGGAGCACCAGGGTGGCATTTCGGGGTGCGGGTTCTGCTGGGTGCCCAGCCCCGAGACGCTGGCGTGGGGGTGGTGGCACCGCCGTGGGGTTCccggtgtccccatcccaccgCCGTGCCGCAGAGCTGGCGTCGGCGGAGCAGCGGGCGCGGCAGCAGGGGCTGGCGCTGCTGCGGGTGCCGCGGAGCCCCGCGGTGCTggtgcgggcggcggcggcgccggcgcTGAGCCAGGACCTGCTCGAGCTCTACTTTGAGAACCGGcgcagcggcggcggctgcgtGAGGGACGTGcggctgctgccagctgggcgCGGGGCCGTCGTCACCTTCCAGGAGCCAGCAGGTGAGCGGCCGCCAGCGGGACCGCCACTGGTGCCAGGGGACCGTGGGGAGCCGCTCTGGGCCACTGGCTGCCCGTCTGTTTGTCCCCCCACAGCCGCAGAGCGGGTGCTGCAGAGGCCACACCGGCTGCAGGACGTGGTGCTGGAGCTCATCCCCCACTACCCCTTCCTGGAGCCGCCGGAGGAGAGCACGGACCTGCCCCTGGACACAGTCCCCCCTCTGGACAGGGCCCCTCCTCCTGACACGGAGCCCCTGCTGGTCATGGACCCCTTGCTGGACGTGGAGTGCCCTCTGGACACAGACCCATGCTCGGACACAGATGCCCCTGTAGCAGACACGAACCCCACACCGGACAGAGCTGCCGCAGTCCCAGCGCCGGCAGCACCAACATCACACCCGGTGCCGGAGCAGCCGTCACCCGCCGTCCCTGGCGGGAACAAGGACACAGAGGGGTTCAATGCCgtgcccagccaggcccagtGCCCGGGGCCTGTGTCGGTGGTGGTCCCGGAGGCGGTGTCGGCGGTGCTGGCGCAGGATGAGGCgctggtgccagcagagccGGGAGCTGTGCGGTACCTGCAGCAGCACTACCAGGACGTGCTCGACAGCATCCCTGaagtgtccctgctgccactggAGGGGGGGGACATCTCTGGGTTCCGGGTGAGCTGTGGGAAGGGGTATGAGGTGTGGGAAGGGGTATGAGGTTTGGGCAGGGGTAtgaggtgtgggaagggatATGAAGTGTGGGAAGGGGTATGAGCTGTGGGAAGGGATATGAGGTGTGGGCAGGGATATGAGGTGTGGGCAGGGGTTTGGGCGGGTGTGGgcagggctctgtgctgtgctcccaCCTCCCCGTGCTCACGGcacatcccagtgccagaggctGCCGGCCCCGTGGTGCTGCCCGTACTGCCTGCAGGTGAGTGGGGAGCCGGACAGGCGCTGGTGCCCAGGGGCTGATCCCCTTGACCGTCTCCTGACAGGTGAGTGGGGAGCCAGGCCGGTGCCAGGCAGTGGTGGATTTCCTGCGGAGCCTGCTGGACTCGGTGACCTCGCACCCCACAACCCTGCACTTCCCTGGCATTGCCCGCTTCCTGCGGGACCCAGCTGGGCAGAGCCTCCTCCGGCAGGTGGAGAGCCGCTTCCAGTGCATCATCCAGCTGGACGGTAAACCCTGGAGCCCTCCAGATCCCCAGGTGCGGTCTCGTGGGGAGGGGTCTGGCAAGCAGGTGCCATTGTGCTGGTCGCTGCTGTGCCGGAGCAGCGTTGGTGATGCCACCCCTCGATCCCCACAGccggagctggaggagctgctgcccctgAGCAGCCACTGCGACTCCTGGCACCAGGACCTGCCTGAGGACAGCAATGCCACCGCTGACAATGGTGATGATGGTGACAATGCCTTTCACTCCAACGTAGGTGAGGGGCGAGGGGGCCACTTTGGTGCCCATTCTCCAGGCGCTGCGGTGGGATGAGGGGGCCATGGGTGCTGGTCCTCCCCCAGGACATGGTGGGGCCTCATGGTTGACACCCCGCTGCTCCCGCAGAGGAGATCAAGGAGGTGCTGGCAGCGCTGCACCCCAGCGAAGACGACGACTGTGAGAACCCCAGCCTGTGGCCTGACACTGTCCCCGGCACCGAGTGGGACCCCGACGCAGAGTTCCCCAGTGTGGCCGGTGGGGAGGgtgccagggagctgctgtcGGACAccagggtggaggaggaggtgcaGATGGCCCTGGCCATCCAGTACTCCATGGAGAGCACGCGGTGCGAGGAGGTGGAGCTGGCGCGTGCCACCGCTCTGTCCCTGCGCTCCTACTGccgggagcaggagcaggctgaGGAGGATGCCGGGCTCCTGGCTGCACTGGAGGCCTCGCTGGAGGAGGCGCTGCTGGCGGCAGATGTGGCGCAGGTGACGGTGTTCTGCTCCTTTGAGCAGGATGTGTCGGCGGTgcggcaggagctggactgggtGCTGGTGGGACAGCTGCGGGCACAGGAGGTGGTGAGCGAGCGGCTGCGGGCGCTGCCGGCCACCGGCCACTGCGCGCTGGCCTTGCTGCGGCGCCGGCACGCCGTGCACCTCAGCCTGTGCGGTGACACCGCCACACTGCGCGGCTTCGCCAAGTACACGGCCCCTGCCGCCCAAGACCTCGTGTCGATGCTCCAGCGCCCGCTACCACCGGGGCATGGTGCCACCGCTGTCACCACTGCCACCGCTGTCAccgctgccactgctgccaccgCTGCCACCACTGCCGCTGCGCGTTGGGTGCGCTGGGACCCCTCTGGCACCGCTGTCCCCTACGCCCCCGAGGCAGTGGCGCAGCTGGAGCAGGCCTGGTTGCGTCGGGAGCGCAAGCTGGATCTGGTGCTGGATGGGCGGCCCTTCACCGTGGATTTGGAGCGCATGGAGGAGTTCAACATTGGCAGTGCCCTCGCCGTGCCCATCTGCCGCAGCCAGCCCCCGCTCGAGAGCACCTCCTGCCTGCTTGGTGCGTGTGGCTGCTGCGGGGCCAGCCCTGGCCCTTGCTGCGCCCACGTTCACCGGGGCTTTTTCCAGCAGAGACGGaggtggctgggctggaggaggaggtgcggctgctggccctggctgaGGACTCGGAGGAGTTCGCTGACGCCGTGCACCATTTCTACGGGACActggaggagctgcacagccagaTCAGCATCGTGCAGGTGGGTCCGGGGATGTGGGacccccagggtgtccctgtggcagagcagtgacacagcggTGCCCAGCAGGTGCAGAAGCTGATCCATCCAGTGCTGTACAAGCAGTACCAGCTGAAGAAGGGCAGTGTGAAGcgtgcctgtgctgctggcactgtcGTGGAGCGCATCCTCTTCCATGGCACCACCAAGGCCTCCAGCCGCGAGATCTGCGTGCACGGCTTCAACCGCAGCTTCTGCGGGAAGAACGGTGAGCGCTGGGCAGGTGTGGAGTGACCTCGTGGGCATGGTGCCCTTGGTGTGGGAACAGGGTGCTGAGGGAGGCATGGTGCCACCAGCATGGGAACAGCGTGCCAGCAGGGGAACGGTGCCATCGGTATGGGAATGGGGCACCAAGGCAGGTGTGGTGGCATCGGCATGGGAACACGGTGCCCATGTGGGCCTGGTGCTGACAGCATGGGGACAGGGCGCTGGGTGCCATTGGCATGGGAATGGGGTGCCAATGTGGGCACAGTGCTATCGGTGTGGGAACGGGGTGCTGAGGTGGGCACAGTGCCATTTGCACAGGAATAGGGTATCATGGGTGCATGGGAAGGAGGTGCTGATCCAGGCACGGTGCCATCGGTGTGGGAACGGGGTGCCAGGGTGGGCACCATTTGTGCAGGAATAGGATGACTGTGGGTGCATGGGAAGGGGGTGCCAAGGTGGGCGTGGTGCCGTTGGTGTGGAATGGGGTGCCGATGTGGGCCCAGTGCCGCTGGCACACCCGCTGTGCCCCGGCTGACGCCTGGCCCCACAGCCACGCTCTACGGCCTCGGCGTGTACTTTGCGGCGCGCGCGGCCATCTCGGCACGGGACCGGTACTCGCCACCCAGCGCCAAGGGCACCAAGTTCATCTTCGTGGCCAAGGTGCTGACCGGGGAGTTCACGGCTGGGCagccggggctgcgggcacCCCCGCTGCGGGAGGGGTCCGGGGCCCACCAGCGCTACCACAGCGTCGTGGATGACCCCCGGCAGCCTGACATCTTCGTCATCTTCAACGACACCCAGGCCTACCCCCAGTACCTCATCacctgccgctgccgccgccgccgccatggggccccccctgacccccccggCAGCCGCTCTGGTTCAAGGACTCCCCCTTAGCCCCCAGAGCCTCCTGGCACTGGTGCCACTGCAGGGGTTACGGTGTCCAGGGGCTCAAGGGGGCCCTGCCATGGGGACTTGGTGTGCAGGGAggttcctgccctgcccaggagctTGGAGTGGGGGGATCCTCACTTGGGGACGTGCCTGGGCACCcttgtgccagggcaggaggtggaCAGGAGGACTTGGGGTCACCAGTGTGACACCGGTGAAATTTGTAAtaaaactgcaaataaaattGGGAACAAATTAGAGCCTTTTGCATGGCTGGGATTGAGGTGGGACTGTGGGGAGGGGGTCCCAGTCccaactgggagcactggaatAGGAGGCAATATCTATGTCCCAACTGGGATCACTGGGATTGGGGTGGATGGGGTCCCAGTCCcaactgggagtgctgggagctggggtcCGACAGGGCCTGGCTGTGTTCCCCCTGTGAGGTGGCTGTTCTGGGTGGTGGCTCTGGGCCACCCCAGGGCTGGACCTGGCCACTCCTgcacctctcccttctccctgcatCCTGCTTCCTGcatcctgcctgctccctgctccccacctgCTCCccacctgctccctgcctcctccctgcctgcatcctgctcctttcctgttCCTGTGTCCCAGTGGCCCCCCGAGCTGTGCTGGGGGGACCCGGGTGCCCACCCTGCGGGTGTGGGCAGAGCCCCCGCTCTCGGCAGTGCTGGCAGCGCCGGTGCCCACCGGACGAGGCcctccagcaggcagcagcGGGGGGACGGAGGGGTGCACAGCCTCCCCTCCACGCCCGCTTTGCCCACTGAGATGCCCCGGGTCACAGGTGGGCGAGCGCAGGGCCGGGGGTCTCGGTGACACCCGCACCCCTTTGTGGAGCCCACACGGAGTGGGCACGAGTGTGACACCAGCGGCTCCAGCGCCGGCCCCGCGGGCACGGGCGGttccagggcagggctggccgTGGCACCGCGCCGGCGTGTGCCAGCCCCGCTGACGTGTGCCAGCGCTGGGATCCCGGGGGGCATCGTGCCAGCCGTGCCAGCCCCGCGCACGTGgcgccagccccgctccccgggGAGCGCCGGCGGAGGGAG
This window of the Corvus hawaiiensis isolate bCorHaw1 chromosome 26, bCorHaw1.pri.cur, whole genome shotgun sequence genome carries:
- the PARP10 gene encoding protein mono-ADP-ribosyltransferase PARP10 isoform X3 — protein: MAGGVLEVQGVPPDAPEELLVLYFESRRRSGGGPVQSCQRLGPLLFLTFEDPQDAQNVLAHGSHRLGGAELEVRPAPPWDPTHLLLHGLDPRTTPEHLDLPLETLLGVPPGTVTQCQGPAPGWGLLRLRDPLAPPELASAEQRARQQGLALLRVPRSPAVLVRAAAAPALSQDLLELYFENRRSGGGCVRDVRLLPAGRGAVVTFQEPAAAERVLQRPHRLQDVVLELIPHYPFLEPPEESTDLPLDTVPPLDRAPPPDTEPLLVMDPLLDVECPLDTDPCSDTDAPVADTNPTPDRAAAVPAPAAPTSHPVPEQPSPAVPGGNKDTEGFNAVPSQAQCPGPVSVVVPEAVSAVLAQDEALVPAEPGAVRYLQQHYQDVLDSIPEVSLLPLEGGDISGFRVSGEPGRCQAVVDFLRSLLDSVTSHPTTLHFPGIARFLRDPAGQSLLRQVESRFQCIIQLDGKPWSPPDPQPELEELLPLSSHCDSWHQDLPEDSNATADNGDDGDNAFHSNVEEIKEVLAALHPSEDDDCENPSLWPDTVPGTEWDPDAEFPSVAGGEGARELLSDTRVEEEVQMALAIQYSMESTRCEEVELARATALSLRSYCREQEQAEEDAGLLAALEASLEEALLAADVAQVTVFCSFEQDVSAVRQELDWVLVGQLRAQEVVSERLRALPATGHCALALLRRRHAVHLSLCGDTATLRGFAKYTAPAAQDLVSMLQRPLPPGHGATAVTTATAVTAATAATAATTAAARWVRWDPSGTAVPYAPEAVAQLEQAWLRRERKLDLVLDGRPFTVDLERMEEFNIGSALAVPICRSQPPLESTSCLLETEVAGLEEEVRLLALAEDSEEFADAVHHFYGTLEELHSQISIVQQVQKLIHPVLYKQYQLKKGSVKRACAAGTVVERILFHGTTKASSREICVHGFNRSFCGKNATLYGLGVYFAARAAISARDRYSPPSAKGTKFIFVAKVLTGEFTAGQPGLRAPPLREGSGAHQRYHSVVDDPRQPDIFVIFNDTQAYPQYLITCRCRRRRHGAPPDPPGSRSGSRTPP
- the PARP10 gene encoding protein mono-ADP-ribosyltransferase PARP10 isoform X1, with amino-acid sequence MCGCPRMAGGVLEVQGVPPDAPEELLVLYFESRRRSGGGPVQSCQRLGPLLFLTFEDPQDAQNVLAHGSHRLGGAELEVRPAPPWDPTHLLLHGLDPRTTPEHLDLPLETLLGVPPGTVTQCQGPAPGWGLLRLRDPLAPPELASAEQRARQQGLALLRVPRSPAVLVRAAAAPALSQDLLELYFENRRSGGGCVRDVRLLPAGRGAVVTFQEPAAAERVLQRPHRLQDVVLELIPHYPFLEPPEESTDLPLDTVPPLDRAPPPDTEPLLVMDPLLDVECPLDTDPCSDTDAPVADTNPTPDRAAAVPAPAAPTSHPVPEQPSPAVPGGNKDTEGFNAVPSQAQCPGPVSVVVPEAVSAVLAQDEALVPAEPGAVRYLQQHYQDVLDSIPEVSLLPLEGGDISGFRVSGEPGRCQAVVDFLRSLLDSVTSHPTTLHFPGIARFLRDPAGQSLLRQVESRFQCIIQLDGKPWSPPDPQPELEELLPLSSHCDSWHQDLPEDSNATADNGDDGDNAFHSNVEEIKEVLAALHPSEDDDCENPSLWPDTVPGTEWDPDAEFPSVAGGEGARELLSDTRVEEEVQMALAIQYSMESTRCEEVELARATALSLRSYCREQEQAEEDAGLLAALEASLEEALLAADVAQVTVFCSFEQDVSAVRQELDWVLVGQLRAQEVVSERLRALPATGHCALALLRRRHAVHLSLCGDTATLRGFAKYTAPAAQDLVSMLQRPLPPGHGATAVTTATAVTAATAATAATTAAARWVRWDPSGTAVPYAPEAVAQLEQAWLRRERKLDLVLDGRPFTVDLERMEEFNIGSALAVPICRSQPPLESTSCLLETEVAGLEEEVRLLALAEDSEEFADAVHHFYGTLEELHSQISIVQQVQKLIHPVLYKQYQLKKGSVKRACAAGTVVERILFHGTTKASSREICVHGFNRSFCGKNATLYGLGVYFAARAAISARDRYSPPSAKGTKFIFVAKVLTGEFTAGQPGLRAPPLREGSGAHQRYHSVVDDPRQPDIFVIFNDTQAYPQYLITCRCRRRRHGAPPDPPGSRSGSRTPP
- the PARP10 gene encoding protein mono-ADP-ribosyltransferase PARP10 isoform X2, with amino-acid sequence MCGCPRMAGGVLEVQGVPPDAPEELLVLYFESRRRSGGGPVQSCQRLGPLLFLTFEDPQDAQNVLAHGSHRLGGAELEVRPAPPWDPTHLLLHGLDPRTTPEHLDLPLETLLGVPPGTVTQCQGPAPGWGLLRLRDPLAPPELASAEQRARQQGLALLRVPRSPAVLVRAAAAPALSQDLLELYFENRRSGGGCVRDVRLLPAGRGAVVTFQEPAAAERVLQRPHRLQDVVLELIPHYPFLEPPEESTDLPLDTVPPLDRAPPPDTEPLLVMDPLLDVECPLDTDPCSDTDAPVADTNPTPDRAAAVPAPAAPTSHPVPEQPSPAVPGGNKDTEGFNAVPSQAQCPGPVSVVVPEAVSAVLAQDEALVPAEPGAVRYLQQHYQDVLDSIPEVSLLPLEGGDISGFRVSGEPGRCQAVVDFLRSLLDSVTSHPTTLHFPGIARFLRDPAGQSLLRQVESRFQCIIQLDGKPWSPPDPQPELEELLPLSSHCDSWHQDLPEDSNATADNGDDGDNAFHSNVEEIKEVLAALHPSEDDDCENPSLWPDTVPGTEWDPDAEFPSVAGGEGARELLSDTRVEEEVQMALAIQYSMESTRCEEVELARATALSLRSYCREQEQAEEDAGLLAALEASLEEALLAADVAQVTVFCSFEQDVSAVRQELDWVLVGQLRAQEVVSERLRALPATGHCALALLRRRHAVHLSLCGDTATLRGFAKYTAPAAQDLVSMLQRPLPPGHGATAVTTATAVTAATAATAATTAAARWVRWDPSGTAVPYAPEAVAQLEQAWLRRERKLDLVLDGRPFTVDLERMEEFNIGSALAVPICRSQPPLESTSCLLETEVAGLEEEVRLLALAEDSEEFADAVHHFYGTLEELHSQISIVQVQKLIHPVLYKQYQLKKGSVKRACAAGTVVERILFHGTTKASSREICVHGFNRSFCGKNATLYGLGVYFAARAAISARDRYSPPSAKGTKFIFVAKVLTGEFTAGQPGLRAPPLREGSGAHQRYHSVVDDPRQPDIFVIFNDTQAYPQYLITCRCRRRRHGAPPDPPGSRSGSRTPP